The genomic interval CGAGCACGGTCTGGACCTGCCGCGCCGTCTGCAGATCGAGTTCTCCGGCATCGTCCAGAACATCACCGACTCCGAGGGCGGCGAGGTCTCCGCGGCCTCCCTGTGGGACTGCTTCACCGACGAGTACCTGCCCGCGCAGGACCCCGCCCGCACCTGGGGGCGCTTCGGCTTCCACGGTGTGCATCAGGAGTCCGCGGGCGAGGGCTCGGACCGCATCACCGTCGAGCTGCGCGTGGACGACCACGAGGAGACCGTCGAGGGGTACGGCAACGGCCCGCTCGACGGCTTCGTCAAGGCCCTGGCCGGCCAGGGCGTGCAGCTGCGCATCCTCGACTACGCCGAGCACGCGCTGACCGAGGGCGACGACTCCCTGGCCGCCTCGTACATCGAGTGCGAGATCGGGGACCGGATCTTCTGGGGCGTCGGCATCGACGGCTCGATCACCCGCGCCTCGCTGCAGGCGATCGTCTCGGCGCTGAACCGGGCCGAGCGCGCGAAGGGCTGACCGGGCGCGGCATGGTGCCGGGGGAGGGGCCGACGGGGCATTCCCGTCGGCCCCTTCGTGCCCTCTGGAGACTGCCTTCTCGGCCCGACGCGGCCTCCACGGGCCACTGGTGGCGAGCCGTGCCATATACGCCATGGCTCCCCACCAACGGCCCTTCCACGACACCGCACGGCCGGCGCACGGGGGCCGACCTCTGGCAGGCCGCCGCTCTCCGCGTGCCCTCCAGCTCCCGGAACCTCAGTAGGCTCGCGCCATGGCCCACGAGGTGAAGACGAAGCCCACGCAGGAGGACCCCGTCGCCTACTGCGCCGCTCTGCCGACTTCTCGGCGGCGCGACGAGGGCGCCCGTCTGCTCGACCTGTTCGGCGAGGTGACCGGGGCGACGCCCGTCATGTGGGGACCGAGCATGATCGGCTACGGCGAGAGGGAGTACCGCGGCCGGACCTCGCACGGCACCTGGTTCCGGGTCGGCTTCAGCCCCCGGAAGGCCGCGATCTCCCTGTACGGCCTGCAGGACCACGCACAGGCGGCGCCGCTGCTCGAGACGCTCGGCAAACACCGCCAGGGCGCGGGCTGCGTGTACGTCAACGGCCTCACGGACGTCGACGAGGACGTGCTGCGCGAGCTCGTCGCACTCGGCTGGAGCAGCGGCACCCCGGGCTGCTGACTCGGCGCGGACCGGACCCGGCGGCCCTCAGGGACGGTCGGGCCCGCCGACGTCGTCGGCCTCGTGCTCCTGAGGGTCGAGGACCGGGAACTGCCCGGTGACGGCCTCCGGCTCGGCGATCGCCTGCACGGACAGCGCGGCGGGGTACTCGTCGACCGGGAGCGTCTCGAGCTCGCCGTCGCTCGGCGCGGGGCGTGCCGCCCGGTCCGCATCGTCCGCGCCGCGGGACTGGGCGCGCCGGGCGGTGATCGTGGTCCCCGCGCTCGCGGCGACCACGAGCACCACGGCGAGCAGTCCGTAGACGGTGGGCACCTGCGCGAGCAGGACGAGCCCGGCGATCGTGGCGATCGCCGGCTCGAGGCTCAGCAGGATCCCGAACACGTGACGGGGCAGGCGCCGCAGCGCCGCGAGCTCGAGGGTGTAGGGGATGACCGAGGCGAGCAGTGCGGTGGCCACGGCGAGCAGCAGCAGCCCCGGGCGCGTGACGGCGGTGAGGGCGCCGCCCGCACCGAGCGGGAGCAGGGCGAGAGCCCCGATCGCGAGCGCGACCGCGAGACCGCCCTGACCGGGGACCTGCCGACCCACGTGCGAGCTCGCGAGCACGTAGAACCCCCAGAACACGGCGGCGATCAGCGCGAACAGGACGCCGACGGGATCGAGCGCCCCGGCACCCGCGAGGCTCTCGAGCCCGAACATCCCGATCCCCGCCAGGGCGAGCACCACGCAGGCCAGATCGGCGGCGCGGCGCGAGAGGATCGCCGAGAGCACGAGCGGGCCCAGGAACTCGATCGCGACCGCGGTGCCCAGCGGGATCCGCTCGATCGCCGCGTAGAAGCTGCCGTTCATCGCGCCCAGTGCGAGGCCGAAGGCGAGCACTGCTCGCCACTGCCCGCCGTTCCAGCCGCGCACGGCGGGGCGGACGAGGACCAGCAGGACGATCGCCGCGATCCCCAGGCGCAGGCACGTCACGCCCCATGAGCCGAGTGCGGGGAACAGCTGTGCGGCGAGTGCCGCCCCGAACTGCAGCGAGGTGCACGAGCCCAGGATCATGAGCACCGCGGGAGCGACGGGGGACGCGGGGGAGGGCTGCGCGGGTGCGGTCGAGGCGGCGCCGGGCTGGGCGGCTGCGGTGGAGGGCGCGGGCGAGGAGGTCACGCATCGATTCTCCGCGCGCTCACCGGCACGTGGAAGATCAGCAGGGCGAGGATTCGTGCGCGATATCGTGAAGCGTTGCTGAATGGTCGCTCGAAGGCCCTCAGGAGGTCCGATGCTCCACCTCTCCCGGCTGCGCACGCTGCACGTGCTCGCGCGCCTCGGGACCGTCGGCGCTGTCGCGCGCAGCCTCGCGTACTCGCCGTCCGCCGTCTCCCAGCAGCTCGCCCAGCTCGAGAAGGAGACCGGTGCGCGCCTCACCGAGCAGATGGGCAGACGCCTGGTCCTCACCGACGCGGGCCGCCTGCTCACCGAGCACGCCGCCGTGCTGCTGGAGGGCGTCGAGCGCGCCGAGTCGGACCTCGCAGCGACCCGGCCCGCGCTCTCGGGAGTGCTGCGGGTCGCCTCCTTCCAGTCGGTCATGCTCTCGCTCATCCCTCCCGCGCTCACGGTGCTCTCCGCCGCGCATCCCGACCTGCAGATCGAGGTCCACCAGCGCGAGGTCGAGCCCGCGTACGAGGGCCTGCTCGCCCATGAGTTCGACCTCGTGCTCGGCGAGGAGTACCCCGGGCTCGACGAGCCGCACAGGCCGGGCGTCCAGCGCGAGCCCCTCCTCGAGGACCCGCTCCTGCTGGCCGTCCCGTCGTCAGGACCCTGGTGCGAGCCGGCGCGGATCGAGGATCTCGCAGATGCCAGCTGGACGGCGGACCCGGAGACCGTCATGCCCGGGGTCTGGGTGCGCAACCACCTGCGCCGCCTGGGCCTCGAGCCGCGCGTCCGCTTCGAGACCATCGACCTGCTCCTGCAGGCCCACCTGGTGCGCTCGGGGCACGCGGTCGCGATCCTCCCCGGGCTCGTGGCGCGCGAGCACCTGGGACCCGCACGGCTCCTCGAGCTCGCCGGCGCGCCCCGCCGCCGGCTCCACACGGCGGTGCGCAGCGGCCGCCGCGACCATCCGGCCACACGGGCGCTGCGCACGGCCCTCGCCGAGGCCGCCGCCACGCTGGCTTCCGCGGTTCCCCCGAACCTCTCTTGATATCAAGATAACGTGGGCTCGCCCCGCACCGCACCCACGGATGGAGTCCGCCGATGACGCCCCCTGCGCCTGTCCCGCCGCACAGCTGGAGCCCCTCGCAGTACCTCGCCTTCGGCGACGAGCGCGGCCGTCCCTTCCTCGACCTCACCTCGCGCATCGGCGCGCAGGACCCGGGGCTCGTCGTCGACCTCGGCGCCGGGCCGGCGACGCTCACCGTCCTGCTCGCCCGGCACTGGCCCGGCGCGGAGGTGATCGCCGTGGACTCGAGCCCCGCGATGATCGAGCGCGCCGCGACGGTCGACGGGGTGCGCGCCGAGCTCGCGGACCTCGCCGCGTGGCGCGCGCCGCGTCCGGTCGACGTCCTGGTGACCAACGCCGCCCTGCAGTGGGTCCCCGGCCACCTCGAA from Brachybacterium kimchii carries:
- a CDS encoding DUF1801 domain-containing protein, which codes for MAHEVKTKPTQEDPVAYCAALPTSRRRDEGARLLDLFGEVTGATPVMWGPSMIGYGEREYRGRTSHGTWFRVGFSPRKAAISLYGLQDHAQAAPLLETLGKHRQGAGCVYVNGLTDVDEDVLRELVALGWSSGTPGC
- a CDS encoding EamA family transporter, coding for MTSSPAPSTAAAQPGAASTAPAQPSPASPVAPAVLMILGSCTSLQFGAALAAQLFPALGSWGVTCLRLGIAAIVLLVLVRPAVRGWNGGQWRAVLAFGLALGAMNGSFYAAIERIPLGTAVAIEFLGPLVLSAILSRRAADLACVVLALAGIGMFGLESLAGAGALDPVGVLFALIAAVFWGFYVLASSHVGRQVPGQGGLAVALAIGALALLPLGAGGALTAVTRPGLLLLAVATALLASVIPYTLELAALRRLPRHVFGILLSLEPAIATIAGLVLLAQVPTVYGLLAVVLVVAASAGTTITARRAQSRGADDADRAARPAPSDGELETLPVDEYPAALSVQAIAEPEAVTGQFPVLDPQEHEADDVGGPDRP
- a CDS encoding LysR family transcriptional regulator; its protein translation is MLHLSRLRTLHVLARLGTVGAVARSLAYSPSAVSQQLAQLEKETGARLTEQMGRRLVLTDAGRLLTEHAAVLLEGVERAESDLAATRPALSGVLRVASFQSVMLSLIPPALTVLSAAHPDLQIEVHQREVEPAYEGLLAHEFDLVLGEEYPGLDEPHRPGVQREPLLEDPLLLAVPSSGPWCEPARIEDLADASWTADPETVMPGVWVRNHLRRLGLEPRVRFETIDLLLQAHLVRSGHAVAILPGLVAREHLGPARLLELAGAPRRRLHTAVRSGRRDHPATRALRTALAEAAATLASAVPPNLS